One Nitrospira sp. DNA window includes the following coding sequences:
- a CDS encoding Two-component transcriptional response regulator, LuxR family, producing the protein MTKILVVDDHAVVRHGVKQILSEQFPGSVIGDAQNAEEMIERVQKHNWDVVILDVGMPGKSGLEALKELKQVRPKLPVLVLSAYPEDQLALRMLKAGAAGYLSKDSAPNELVQALRKILGGGRFVSASVAELLALNLENDLEKPLHEQLSDREYQVMCLMAVGKSLKDIADDLCVSISTVNTYRARILEKMQLKNNTELTHYAIQNRLVNRLIS; encoded by the coding sequence ATGACAAAAATTCTCGTCGTGGATGATCACGCGGTCGTTCGGCATGGCGTCAAGCAGATTCTCAGCGAACAGTTCCCGGGGTCCGTCATCGGCGACGCGCAGAACGCGGAGGAGATGATCGAGCGGGTTCAGAAGCACAACTGGGATGTCGTGATTCTGGATGTGGGCATGCCGGGAAAGAGCGGACTCGAGGCGCTCAAGGAACTCAAGCAGGTCCGTCCGAAACTCCCGGTCCTGGTGCTGAGCGCCTATCCCGAAGATCAATTGGCGCTCCGCATGCTGAAGGCGGGCGCAGCCGGTTACCTCTCGAAGGACAGCGCCCCGAACGAGTTGGTGCAGGCGCTCAGGAAGATCCTCGGCGGCGGACGATTCGTCAGCGCATCGGTGGCGGAGTTGCTGGCGTTGAATCTGGAGAATGATTTGGAGAAACCGCTGCACGAACAGTTATCCGATCGCGAGTACCAAGTCATGTGTTTGATGGCGGTGGGAAAGAGCTTGAAAGATATCGCGGATGATTTGTGCGTGAGCATCAGCACCGTCAATACCTATCGGGCACGGATTCTCGAAAAAATGCAATTGAAGAACAACACCGAATTGACGCATTACGCCATCCAGAATCGTCTCGTGAACCGCCTCATCTCCTGA